Proteins encoded by one window of Blautia luti:
- a CDS encoding metallophosphoesterase family protein encodes MKVLIVSDTHGKDENLERAVYQEVPFDYLIHCGDVEGREIFIEALAECPCCIVAGNNDFFSDLPREDVVEIEGHRIFVTHGHLYGVSMTTEGVADAAAARDCEAVFFGHTHCPEEEVVKGILTVNPGSLTFPRQRGRRPSYAVMEAEAGKDLQVELKYL; translated from the coding sequence ATGAAAGTATTGATCGTCAGCGACACTCATGGAAAAGATGAAAATCTGGAAAGGGCAGTATATCAGGAAGTACCTTTCGATTATCTGATCCACTGCGGAGATGTGGAAGGCAGAGAGATCTTTATTGAAGCACTTGCAGAATGTCCCTGCTGTATTGTGGCAGGGAATAATGACTTTTTCTCGGATCTTCCCAGAGAAGATGTGGTTGAAATTGAAGGGCACAGGATCTTCGTGACCCATGGACATCTTTATGGGGTATCCATGACTACAGAAGGAGTGGCGGATGCTGCGGCAGCCAGAGATTGTGAGGCAGTATTTTTCGGTCATACCCATTGTCCGGAAGAGGAAGTGGTCAAAGGGATCCTGACAGTGAATCCGGGAAGCCTGACCTTCCCACGGCAGCGGGGACGCAGACCAAGTTATGCGGTTATGGAAGCAGAAGCAGGAAAAGATTTGCAGGTTGAATTAAAATATTTATGA
- a CDS encoding XTP/dITP diphosphatase, translated as MKKIIFATGNQDKMREIREILADMDVEVVSMKEAGIHADIVEDGSTFEENAVIKARTICEITGEITLADDSGLEIDYLNKEPGIYSARYMGEDTSYHIKNASLIQRLEGVPDEKRTARFVCAVAAAFPNGTIKTVRGTMEGRIGYEEKGANGFGYDPIFYLPEYGCTSAELAMEEKNKISHRGKALQAIRTELEGLE; from the coding sequence ATGAAAAAAATAATCTTTGCAACAGGAAACCAGGATAAGATGAGAGAGATCAGGGAAATCCTGGCAGATATGGATGTAGAAGTGGTTTCCATGAAAGAGGCAGGAATCCATGCAGATATTGTGGAAGACGGCTCTACATTCGAAGAAAATGCAGTGATCAAAGCCAGAACAATCTGTGAGATAACAGGGGAGATCACACTGGCAGACGATTCCGGACTGGAGATCGATTATCTCAATAAAGAACCAGGAATCTATTCTGCGCGTTATATGGGAGAAGACACTTCCTATCATATTAAAAACGCCAGCCTGATCCAGCGTCTGGAAGGAGTGCCGGACGAAAAGCGTACAGCAAGATTTGTGTGTGCGGTAGCAGCAGCATTTCCAAACGGAACTATAAAAACAGTACGGGGCACAATGGAAGGCCGTATCGGATATGAAGAAAAAGGGGCAAACGGCTTCGGCTATGACCCGATCTTTTATCTTCCGGAATATGGATGTACTTCCGCAGAACTTGCCATGGAAGAGAAGAATAAGATCAGCCACAGAGGAAAGGCTTTGCAGGCGATCAGGACAGAACTGGAAGGGCTGGAATAA
- a CDS encoding xylulokinase, whose product MGTAEAKAAILANKTALGIEFGSTRIKAVLVDDKNQPIASGGHEWENRYENGVWTYSLEDIWTGIQDCYQDMAKDVKAKYDVELESVGALGISAMMHGYMPFNKEGELLVPFRTWRNNITAEASEKLMELFNYNIPQRWSIAHLYQAILNGEEHVKDIDYIATLEAYVHWKLTGKKVLGIGDAAGMFPIDTTKADYNQEMVDKFDELVAPYGFSWKFRDIMPKALVAGEDAGVLTEEGAKLLDVTGKLKAGIPMCPPEGDAGTGMVATNSVAVRTGNVSAGTSVFAMIVLEKELSRPYKEIDMVTTPSGHLVAMAHSNNCTSDLNAWVNIFKEFAEAMGMEVDMNKLFGTLYNKALEGDPDCGELLSYCYFSGEHMTGFEEGRPLFVRSPESKFNLANFMRTNLYTCLGAMRVGLNLLFEKENVKVDRLLGHGGLFKTKGVGQQILADAVNAPVSVMSTAGEGGAWGIALLASYLVNKEEGETLEAFLDNKVFADQESSTLDPKPEGVAGFNAFMERYMKGLSIEKAAVESKIW is encoded by the coding sequence GCAGTACTTGTGGATGATAAAAATCAGCCGATCGCATCCGGCGGACATGAGTGGGAAAACCGTTACGAAAACGGAGTCTGGACATACAGCCTGGAAGATATCTGGACAGGTATCCAGGACTGCTATCAGGATATGGCGAAGGATGTAAAAGCGAAATATGATGTAGAACTGGAATCTGTAGGTGCACTGGGTATCAGTGCCATGATGCATGGTTATATGCCTTTTAATAAAGAGGGCGAGCTTCTTGTACCATTCCGTACATGGAGAAATAATATCACTGCAGAGGCCAGTGAGAAGCTGATGGAACTGTTTAACTATAATATTCCTCAGAGATGGAGCATTGCCCATTTGTATCAGGCAATCCTGAACGGAGAGGAGCATGTAAAGGATATCGATTATATTGCAACTCTGGAAGCTTATGTTCACTGGAAGCTGACAGGAAAGAAAGTTCTGGGAATCGGCGATGCAGCAGGTATGTTCCCGATCGATACAACAAAAGCAGATTATAACCAGGAAATGGTTGATAAATTCGACGAACTGGTAGCTCCTTACGGATTTTCATGGAAATTCCGTGACATTATGCCGAAAGCACTTGTTGCAGGTGAAGATGCAGGTGTCCTGACAGAAGAAGGTGCAAAACTCCTGGACGTAACCGGTAAACTGAAAGCCGGAATCCCGATGTGTCCTCCGGAAGGTGACGCAGGAACAGGTATGGTTGCCACAAACAGTGTTGCAGTCCGTACAGGTAACGTTTCCGCAGGAACTTCTGTATTCGCAATGATCGTACTGGAGAAAGAACTTTCCAGACCGTATAAAGAGATTGATATGGTTACCACTCCATCCGGACATCTGGTAGCTATGGCTCATTCCAACAACTGCACTTCTGACCTGAATGCATGGGTAAATATATTTAAAGAATTTGCAGAAGCTATGGGTATGGAAGTAGATATGAACAAACTTTTCGGAACCCTTTACAACAAAGCTCTGGAAGGTGATCCGGACTGCGGCGAACTTCTGTCTTACTGCTACTTCTCAGGCGAGCATATGACAGGATTCGAAGAAGGACGTCCGTTATTTGTACGTTCCCCAGAGAGCAAATTCAATCTTGCAAACTTCATGAGAACCAATCTGTATACATGTCTTGGTGCCATGAGAGTAGGTCTGAACCTTCTGTTCGAGAAAGAGAATGTAAAAGTAGACCGTCTCCTGGGACATGGTGGATTATTCAAGACCAAAGGTGTAGGACAGCAGATCCTGGCAGACGCAGTAAATGCACCGGTATCTGTAATGTCCACTGCAGGTGAAGGCGGCGCATGGGGAATCGCACTTCTTGCTTCTTATCTTGTAAACAAAGAAGAAGGCGAAACTCTGGAAGCATTCCTTGACAATAAGGTATTCGCAGATCAGGAAAGCAGCACACTGGATCCGAAACCGGAAGGTGTGGCTGGATTTAACGCATTTATGGAGCGTTACATGAAAGGACTTTCCATTGAAAAAGCAGCTGTAGAATCAAAAATCTGGTAA
- a CDS encoding metal-dependent transcriptional regulator: protein MQIRKSAEDYLEAILVLSKQGGAVRSIDIATMLGVSKPSVSHAMKLLREDDYIAMDRYGTVTLLEKGEQIAVHIYERHTVLSKMLEYLGVDPEIAREDACKLEHDLSDESFAKIKEHFHKNVGKVE, encoded by the coding sequence ATGCAAATCAGAAAATCAGCAGAGGATTATTTAGAGGCAATTCTGGTTCTGTCGAAACAGGGCGGGGCAGTCCGCTCCATTGATATTGCCACAATGTTGGGGGTGTCTAAGCCGAGTGTAAGCCATGCCATGAAACTGCTTCGGGAAGATGATTATATTGCCATGGACAGGTATGGAACAGTTACACTTCTTGAGAAAGGGGAACAGATCGCGGTTCATATTTATGAAAGACACACGGTATTAAGCAAGATGCTTGAGTACCTTGGGGTAGATCCGGAGATCGCCAGAGAAGATGCGTGTAAGTTAGAGCATGACCTCAGCGATGAGAGTTTCGCGAAGATAAAAGAACACTTCCATAAGAACGTTGGTAAAGTTGAGTAA
- the yfcE gene encoding phosphodiesterase has product MKYMFASDVHGSAYYCRKMLNAYKEEKADRLVLLGDLLYHGPRNDLPREYAPKEVIPMLNDMKKEIYAVRGNCEAEVDQMVLQFPVMADYCILNLDGRTFYATHGHVYNENNLPPLQEGDILIHGHTHVLRAEKKESYTLLNPGSVSIPKEGNPPTYAIFENGIFMIKDFDGNIVKSIHL; this is encoded by the coding sequence ATGAAATATATGTTTGCGTCAGATGTACATGGCTCTGCCTATTATTGCAGAAAAATGCTGAATGCCTATAAAGAAGAAAAAGCAGACCGCCTGGTATTGCTGGGTGATCTGCTTTATCATGGACCCAGAAATGACCTTCCGAGAGAATACGCACCCAAGGAAGTCATTCCCATGCTGAATGATATGAAGAAAGAAATCTATGCAGTACGAGGCAACTGTGAGGCTGAAGTAGATCAGATGGTGCTCCAGTTCCCGGTAATGGCAGATTACTGCATTCTTAACCTGGATGGCAGAACTTTTTATGCTACCCACGGACATGTCTATAATGAAAACAATCTGCCGCCACTTCAGGAGGGGGATATTCTGATCCACGGCCACACACATGTGCTCAGGGCAGAGAAAAAGGAAAGTTATACACTGCTGAATCCGGGCTCTGTTTCCATTCCGAAAGAGGGAAATCCTCCTACTTATGCAATCTTTGAAAATGGAATCTTCATGATCAAAGACTTTGATGGAAATATCGTAAAGAGTATTCACCTGTAA
- a CDS encoding rhodanese-like domain-containing protein — protein sequence MFPVETISAKMLDYYVDRRDSLIIDLREREEFNKSHVRGAVNIPYEEADSYALFPKDKILVMYCDRGGASLRLARQLARKGHRTRSVIGGFEAYRGRNLVIFS from the coding sequence ATGTTTCCGGTGGAAACTATTTCTGCAAAAATGCTGGATTATTATGTGGACCGCAGAGATTCACTGATCATAGATCTCAGGGAAAGAGAAGAGTTCAATAAAAGTCATGTGAGAGGTGCAGTTAACATTCCATATGAAGAAGCGGACAGCTATGCCCTTTTTCCAAAGGATAAAATCCTGGTGATGTACTGCGACCGTGGAGGAGCCAGCCTGCGTCTGGCACGGCAGCTTGCCAGAAAAGGACACAGAACCAGGTCGGTTATCGGCGGATTTGAAGCATATCGGGGAAGAAATCTTGTAATTTTCTCATAA
- a CDS encoding THUMP domain-containing class I SAM-dependent RNA methyltransferase, whose product MEKFELIAPCHFGMEAVLKREILDLGYEIVKVEDGKVTFEADAQGIADANVFLRSTERILLKVAEVKAETFDELFEKTKALPWENYIPKDGKFWVAKANSVKSKLFSPSDIQSIMKKAIVERLKGVYGVSWFEEDGASFPIRVAFMKDVATIGIDTSGVSLHKRGYRKMIVKAPITETLASALIMLTPWNKDRILVDPFCGSGTFPIEAAMMAADIAPGMNRSFLAEDWKHLVPRKCWYEANEEAQDRVNLNIDTDIQGFDIDPEALKAARANAKMAGVDKLIHFQQRPVKELRHPKPYGFIITNPPYGERLEEKENLAQLYREIGESYARLDKWSMYLITSYEKAENDIGRKADKNRKIYNGMLKTYYYQFLGPRPPKKNQK is encoded by the coding sequence ATGGAAAAATTTGAACTGATCGCACCCTGCCATTTCGGCATGGAGGCAGTACTGAAAAGGGAAATCCTGGATCTGGGCTATGAGATTGTTAAGGTAGAAGACGGCAAGGTGACCTTTGAGGCTGATGCCCAGGGTATCGCAGATGCCAATGTCTTTCTGCGCTCCACAGAAAGAATCCTGCTGAAGGTGGCAGAGGTAAAAGCAGAAACCTTCGATGAACTTTTTGAGAAGACCAAGGCCCTTCCGTGGGAAAACTATATTCCCAAGGATGGCAAATTCTGGGTGGCAAAAGCCAACTCAGTAAAGAGTAAACTGTTCAGCCCATCTGATATTCAGTCGATTATGAAAAAAGCCATTGTAGAACGTCTGAAGGGTGTTTACGGCGTATCCTGGTTCGAGGAAGACGGCGCAAGCTTCCCTATCCGTGTGGCTTTTATGAAAGATGTGGCAACCATCGGCATCGATACTTCCGGTGTGTCCCTGCACAAAAGAGGCTACCGCAAGATGATAGTGAAGGCTCCGATCACAGAGACACTTGCGTCTGCACTGATCATGCTCACTCCATGGAATAAAGACAGGATCCTGGTAGATCCTTTCTGCGGAAGCGGCACATTTCCAATTGAAGCGGCTATGATGGCAGCAGATATCGCGCCGGGAATGAACCGTTCTTTCCTTGCGGAAGACTGGAAACATCTGGTTCCGCGAAAATGCTGGTATGAAGCGAACGAGGAAGCACAGGACAGAGTAAATCTCAATATTGATACAGATATCCAGGGATTTGACATAGATCCCGAGGCGTTGAAAGCAGCCCGCGCTAATGCGAAGATGGCAGGAGTGGACAAGCTGATCCATTTCCAGCAGCGCCCGGTAAAAGAACTCCGCCACCCGAAACCGTACGGATTTATCATCACAAACCCGCCATACGGGGAACGACTGGAAGAGAAAGAGAATCTGGCACAGCTTTATCGAGAGATCGGTGAAAGCTATGCAAGACTGGATAAATGGTCCATGTATCTAATCACATCCTATGAGAAGGCAGAGAATGACATTGGCAGAAAAGCGGATAAGAACCGTAAGATCTATAATGGAATGCTGAAAACCTATTATTATCAGTTCCTGGGCCCGCGTCCGCCGAAAAAGAACCAGAAATAA
- the deoD gene encoding purine-nucleoside phosphorylase, producing MCIPTPHNAAKKGDIAKKVLMPGDPLRAKFIADNYLENPVCFNTVRNMLGYTGTYKGECVSVMGAGMGMPSAGIYTYELYNFYDVDEIIRIGSAGGLQDDVNVMDVVIALGACTDSNYASQFCLPGTFAPTASYELVEKAVQAARKLGTPVRVGNVMSSDAFYNDNPNAAAAWRKMGVLCTEMECAALFMNAARAGKKAVGILTISDHIFKDEAISAEERQTSFRKMMEIALSVACER from the coding sequence ATGTGTATTCCAACACCCCATAATGCAGCGAAAAAAGGAGACATAGCAAAGAAAGTTCTGATGCCGGGAGATCCCCTGCGTGCGAAATTTATTGCAGACAATTATCTGGAGAATCCGGTGTGTTTTAATACAGTCCGGAATATGCTTGGGTATACGGGAACCTATAAAGGAGAATGTGTATCAGTCATGGGAGCGGGCATGGGAATGCCCTCAGCAGGCATTTATACCTATGAGCTGTACAATTTCTATGATGTAGATGAAATTATCCGTATCGGGTCTGCTGGAGGCCTTCAGGACGATGTGAACGTAATGGATGTGGTGATCGCACTGGGAGCATGCACGGATTCCAACTATGCATCACAGTTCTGCCTCCCTGGAACTTTTGCACCCACAGCAAGCTATGAACTTGTGGAAAAGGCAGTACAGGCAGCCAGAAAACTGGGCACACCGGTACGTGTTGGAAATGTAATGTCTTCCGATGCATTTTACAATGATAATCCCAATGCAGCTGCAGCCTGGAGGAAAATGGGCGTGCTCTGTACAGAGATGGAGTGCGCAGCCCTCTTCATGAACGCAGCCAGAGCTGGCAAAAAGGCAGTAGGCATCCTGACGATTTCCGACCACATTTTCAAAGACGAAGCGATCTCAGCAGAGGAGAGACAGACATCCTTCCGGAAAATGATGGAGATTGCTCTTTCTGTAGCGTGTGAACGATAA